A stretch of the Streptococcus oralis genome encodes the following:
- a CDS encoding NUDIX hydrolase — MPNPTYGDKKENVTYQPRYGVYAVIPDAEKKQIVLVQAPNGAWFLPGGEIEAGEDHQEALKRELIEELGFTAEIGTYYGQADEYFYSRHRDTYYYNPAYLYEAISFKEAQKPLEDFNHIAWFPIDEAIEKLKRGSHKWGIEAWKIQHGIG, encoded by the coding sequence ATGCCAAACCCAACTTATGGTGATAAAAAAGAGAATGTGACCTACCAGCCCCGCTATGGTGTGTACGCAGTTATTCCGGATGCGGAGAAAAAACAAATTGTCCTAGTTCAAGCCCCCAATGGTGCTTGGTTCTTGCCAGGTGGAGAAATTGAAGCAGGCGAAGATCATCAAGAAGCACTAAAGAGAGAACTAATCGAAGAACTTGGCTTTACCGCTGAGATTGGAACCTACTATGGGCAAGCTGATGAGTATTTCTACTCTCGCCACCGTGATACCTACTACTACAATCCAGCGTATCTCTATGAAGCTATTTCTTTCAAAGAAGCACAAAAACCATTGGAAGATTTTAATCATATTGCTTGGTTCCCTATTGACGAGGCTATTGAAAAGCTCAAACGTGGTAGCCATAAATGGGGAATTGAAGCTTGGAAAATCCAGCATGGAATTGGCTAA
- a CDS encoding amino acid ABC transporter permease, which translates to MNFSFLPKYLPYFNYGALITVLISILVVCLGTIIGVLLAFAQRSRFKPLVWFANVYVWIFRGTPMMVQIMIAFALMHINAPTIQVGILGVDLSRLIPGILIISMNSGAYVSETVRAGINAVPKGQLEAAYSLGIRPKNAMRYVILPQAIKNILPALGNEFITIIKDSSLLSAIGVMELWNGATTVATTTYLPLTPLLFAAFYYLIMTSVLTVALKAFEKHIGQGDKK; encoded by the coding sequence ATGAATTTTTCTTTTTTACCAAAGTATTTACCATATTTTAACTATGGTGCTCTGATTACCGTATTGATTTCTATCCTTGTTGTCTGCTTAGGGACCATTATAGGTGTGTTACTGGCCTTTGCCCAACGTTCACGCTTTAAACCGCTCGTTTGGTTTGCAAATGTGTATGTTTGGATCTTCCGTGGTACTCCAATGATGGTTCAGATTATGATTGCCTTTGCTCTTATGCATATCAATGCTCCGACTATTCAAGTGGGAATTTTAGGAGTTGATCTTTCTCGTTTGATTCCTGGTATTCTGATTATTTCTATGAATAGTGGAGCTTACGTTTCAGAAACTGTTCGTGCGGGGATCAATGCGGTTCCTAAAGGGCAGTTAGAGGCTGCATATTCTCTAGGTATTCGTCCCAAAAATGCCATGCGTTATGTTATTTTGCCACAAGCTATCAAGAATATTCTTCCAGCGCTGGGAAATGAATTTATTACCATTATCAAGGATAGTTCCCTCTTGTCGGCAATTGGGGTGATGGAGTTGTGGAATGGTGCAACGACAGTAGCAACAACAACGTATTTACCGTTGACTCCCCTTTTATTTGCAGCCTTTTACTATTTGATTATGACCTCTGTTTTGACAGTGGCGTTGAAAGCATTTGAAAAACATATTGGACAAGGAGACAAGAAATAA
- a CDS encoding bifunctional methylenetetrahydrofolate dehydrogenase/methenyltetrahydrofolate cyclohydrolase, translating to MAQIIDGKALAAKLQGQLAEKTAKLKEETGLVPGLVVILVGDNPASQIYVRNKERSALAAGFRSEVKRVPETITQAELLDLIAKYNQDPAWHGILVQLPLPKHIDEEAVLLAIDPEKDVDGFHPLNMGRLWSGHPVMIPSTPAGIMEMFHEYGIDLEGKNAVVIGRSNIVGKPMAQLLLAKNATVTLTHSRTHHLAKVAAKADILVVAIGRAKFVTADFVKPGAVVIDVGMNRDENGKLCGDVDYDAVAPLASHITPVPGGVGPMTITMLMEQTYQAALRTLNKD from the coding sequence ATGGCACAGATTATCGATGGGAAGGCTCTTGCGGCTAAGTTACAAGGACAGTTGGCTGAGAAGACGGCTAAACTAAAAGAAGAAACAGGTCTAGTTCCAGGATTGGTAGTGATTTTGGTGGGGGACAATCCTGCCAGCCAAATCTACGTTCGCAACAAGGAACGGTCAGCTCTCGCTGCTGGCTTCCGTAGTGAAGTAAAGCGAGTTCCAGAGACTATTACCCAAGCGGAATTGTTAGACTTGATTGCCAAATACAATCAAGATCCAGCTTGGCATGGGATTTTGGTTCAATTACCTTTGCCAAAACATATTGACGAAGAGGCAGTTTTATTAGCCATTGACCCCGAAAAAGACGTGGATGGTTTCCATCCCCTAAACATGGGTCGCCTCTGGTCTGGTCATCCAGTTATGATTCCTTCGACACCTGCAGGAATTATGGAAATGTTTCATGAATATGGGATTGATCTAGAAGGTAAAAATGCGGTTGTTATCGGTCGTTCAAATATTGTTGGAAAACCGATGGCTCAGCTTCTTTTGGCTAAAAATGCAACAGTGACTTTGACTCACTCACGTACCCATCATCTTGCCAAGGTGGCTGCTAAGGCGGATATTCTTGTGGTTGCTATCGGTCGTGCTAAGTTTGTGACTGCTGACTTTGTCAAACCAGGAGCGGTTGTCATTGACGTTGGGATGAACCGAGATGAAAATGGAAAGCTTTGTGGAGATGTTGACTATGATGCTGTTGCACCACTTGCTAGTCACATCACACCTGTACCTGGTGGAGTTGGACCTATGACTATTACCATGCTAATGGAGCAAACCTATCAGGCAGCGCTTCGAACACTAAACAAGGACTAG
- a CDS encoding ATP-dependent Clp protease ATP-binding subunit: MLCQNCKINDSTIHLYTNINGQQKQIDLCQNCYKIIKTDPNNTLFKGMTDLNNHDFDPFGDFFNDLNNFKPSSNNVPPTQSGGGYGGNGGYGPQNRGPLQTPPSQERGLLEEYGINITEIARRGDIDPVIGRDEEIIRVIEILNRRTKNNPVLIGEPGVGKTAVVEGLAQKIVDGDVPHKLQGKQVIRLDVVSLVQGTGIRGQFEERMQKLMEEIRKREDIILFIDEIHEIVGAGSAGDGNMDAGNILKPALARGELQMVGATTLNEYRIIEKDAALERRMQPVKVDEPTVEETIIILKGVQKKYEDYHHVKYTDAAIEAAANLSNRYIQDRFLPDKAIDLLDEAGSKMNLTLNFVDPKVIDQRLIEAENLKAQATREEDFEKAAYFRDQIAKYKEMQKNKVTDQDTPIISEKTIEHIIEQKTNIPVGELKEKEQSQLIHLADDLKAHVIGQDEAVDKIAKAIRRNRVGLGTPNRPIGSFLFVGPTGVGKTELSKQLAIELFGSADSMIRFDMSEYMEKHSVAKLVGAPPGYVGYDEAGQLTEKVRRNPYSLILLDEVEKAHPDVMHMFLQVLDDGRLTDGQGRTVSFKDAIIIMTSNAGTGKAEASVGFGAAREGRTNSVLGELGNFFSPEFMNRFDGIIEFKPLSKDNLLQIIELMLADVNKRLSSNNIHLDVTDKVKEKLVDLGYDPKMGARPLRRTIQDHIEDAITDFYLENPSEKALKAVMTSNGNIQIKSAKKPEKTEEIASEIEE, encoded by the coding sequence ATGCTCTGTCAAAACTGTAAAATAAACGACTCAACAATTCATCTGTATACCAATATCAATGGGCAGCAAAAGCAAATTGATCTCTGTCAAAATTGCTATAAAATTATCAAAACAGATCCAAATAATACCCTCTTTAAAGGAATGACTGACTTAAACAATCATGACTTTGATCCATTCGGCGACTTTTTCAATGATTTGAACAATTTCAAACCTTCTTCTAATAACGTCCCTCCAACTCAATCTGGTGGGGGATATGGAGGAAACGGTGGTTATGGACCTCAAAACCGCGGCCCACTTCAAACACCCCCTAGCCAAGAAAGAGGACTCCTAGAGGAATACGGTATCAACATTACTGAGATTGCTCGTCGGGGAGATATTGACCCCGTTATTGGTCGAGATGAGGAGATTATCCGCGTTATCGAAATCCTCAACCGTCGAACCAAGAACAACCCTGTCCTTATCGGAGAACCAGGTGTTGGTAAAACAGCCGTTGTGGAAGGTCTAGCTCAGAAGATTGTCGATGGCGATGTTCCCCATAAACTCCAAGGCAAGCAGGTCATCCGTCTGGATGTGGTCAGTCTAGTCCAAGGAACAGGGATTCGAGGCCAATTTGAAGAACGTATGCAAAAGCTCATGGAAGAAATTCGCAAACGCGAGGACATCATCCTCTTTATCGATGAAATCCATGAAATTGTTGGTGCTGGATCTGCTGGCGATGGCAATATGGATGCAGGAAATATCCTCAAACCAGCCCTTGCCCGTGGTGAATTGCAAATGGTCGGAGCCACTACTCTCAATGAATACCGCATCATTGAAAAAGATGCTGCTTTGGAGCGCCGTATGCAGCCTGTCAAGGTAGATGAACCAACTGTCGAAGAAACCATTATCATCCTTAAAGGAGTTCAAAAGAAATACGAAGACTACCATCACGTCAAGTATACTGATGCTGCCATCGAAGCTGCTGCAAATCTTTCCAACCGCTATATCCAAGACCGCTTCTTGCCAGACAAGGCTATTGACCTGTTGGACGAAGCTGGTTCAAAGATGAATCTGACGCTGAACTTTGTTGATCCTAAAGTGATTGATCAGCGCTTGATTGAGGCTGAAAATCTCAAGGCTCAAGCTACACGAGAGGAAGATTTTGAAAAGGCTGCTTATTTCCGCGATCAGATTGCCAAGTACAAGGAAATGCAGAAAAACAAGGTGACTGATCAGGATACTCCAATCATCAGCGAGAAAACCATCGAACATATCATTGAGCAAAAAACCAATATCCCTGTTGGAGAACTCAAAGAAAAAGAACAATCTCAGCTTATCCATCTAGCAGACGACCTCAAAGCTCATGTCATTGGTCAAGATGAAGCTGTCGATAAGATTGCCAAGGCAATCCGTCGTAATCGTGTTGGACTTGGAACTCCTAACCGGCCAATCGGAAGCTTCCTCTTTGTCGGACCAACTGGTGTCGGTAAAACAGAACTTTCCAAACAACTAGCCATTGAGCTCTTTGGTTCTGCTGACAGCATGATTCGCTTTGATATGAGTGAATACATGGAAAAACACAGTGTAGCTAAATTGGTCGGAGCCCCTCCAGGTTATGTTGGTTATGATGAAGCTGGGCAGCTGACTGAAAAGGTTCGTCGCAACCCATATTCTCTCATCCTTCTCGATGAGGTCGAGAAAGCCCATCCAGATGTGATGCACATGTTCCTTCAAGTCTTGGACGATGGTCGTTTGACTGATGGGCAAGGACGTACAGTTAGCTTTAAGGATGCTATCATTATCATGACCTCAAATGCGGGTACTGGAAAGGCCGAAGCCAGTGTTGGTTTTGGGGCGGCTCGCGAAGGACGTACCAACTCTGTTCTCGGTGAACTCGGCAACTTCTTTAGTCCGGAGTTTATGAACCGTTTTGACGGCATCATCGAATTTAAACCTCTCAGCAAGGACAACCTTCTCCAAATCATCGAACTCATGCTAGCGGATGTCAACAAACGCCTCTCTAGCAACAATATCCACCTCGATGTGACAGACAAGGTCAAGGAAAAGTTGGTTGACTTAGGTTATGATCCAAAAATGGGAGCACGCCCACTCCGCCGTACTATTCAAGACCATATCGAGGATGCCATCACTGATTTCTACCTTGAAAATCCAAGTGAGAAAGCCCTCAAGGCAGTCATGACAAGCAATGGCAATATTCAAATCAAATCTGCCAAAAAACCTGAGAAAACAGAAGAGATTGCTTCTGAAATAGAAGAATAA
- a CDS encoding DUF1827 family protein → MKLINTTNSHSQLVKSQLESTDATLVEVYSAGNTDVVFTQAPLHYEILISNKHRAIREPEIETIQDFFLKRKIDKGSIDEANIKTLYSDKLIEISIPMK, encoded by the coding sequence ATGAAGCTTATCAATACGACAAACTCACACTCGCAACTTGTTAAAAGCCAATTAGAAAGCACAGACGCAACTCTTGTCGAGGTCTATTCTGCTGGAAACACAGATGTAGTTTTCACACAAGCCCCGCTTCACTATGAAATCCTCATTTCCAACAAACACCGTGCTATTCGTGAACCTGAAATCGAAACCATCCAAGACTTCTTCTTGAAACGTAAAATCGATAAAGGAAGCATTGATGAAGCCAATATCAAGACGCTTTATTCAGATAAATTGATTGAGATTTCAATCCCTATGAAATAA
- a CDS encoding amino acid ABC transporter ATP-binding protein — protein MTETLIKIEELHKSFGKNEVLKGINLEIKRGEVVVIIGPSGSGKSTLLRSMNLLEEASKGKVIFEGVDITDKKNDLFAMREKMGMVFQQFNLFPNMTVMENITLSPIKTKGESKEVAEKRAQELLEKVGLPDKATAYPQSLSGGQQQRIAIARGLAMEPDVLLFDEPTSALDPEMVGEVLAVMQDLAKSGMTMVIVTHEMGFAREVADRVIFMADGVVVEDGTPEEIFDQTKEQRTKEFLSKVL, from the coding sequence ATGACAGAAACCTTGATTAAAATTGAAGAACTACATAAGTCTTTTGGGAAAAATGAAGTTTTAAAAGGCATCAACCTTGAGATTAAACGAGGAGAAGTTGTGGTCATTATCGGTCCGTCAGGGAGCGGGAAATCAACCCTCCTTCGTTCGATGAATCTACTTGAAGAAGCAAGTAAAGGTAAGGTTATCTTTGAAGGAGTTGATATCACAGATAAGAAAAATGACCTTTTTGCCATGCGTGAAAAGATGGGTATGGTATTCCAACAATTCAACCTCTTTCCCAATATGACAGTGATGGAAAATATCACTTTGTCACCAATTAAAACCAAAGGTGAAAGCAAGGAAGTTGCGGAGAAAAGAGCACAGGAACTGTTAGAAAAAGTTGGCTTGCCAGACAAGGCGACGGCTTATCCACAGAGTTTGTCAGGTGGTCAGCAACAACGGATTGCTATTGCACGTGGACTTGCTATGGAACCAGATGTTTTGCTCTTTGATGAGCCGACTTCAGCCCTAGACCCTGAGATGGTTGGAGAAGTTCTAGCTGTTATGCAAGACCTCGCTAAATCAGGGATGACCATGGTGATTGTGACTCATGAAATGGGCTTTGCGCGTGAGGTAGCAGACCGTGTTATCTTTATGGCGGATGGAGTTGTTGTCGAAGATGGAACACCAGAGGAGATTTTCGATCAAACAAAAGAACAACGGACCAAGGAATTTTTGAGTAAGGTTTTGTAA
- a CDS encoding helix-turn-helix transcriptional regulator, protein MAESRLFRILYLLLEKGSTTAPELARLFEVSVRTIYRDVERLSMAGIPLYSIPGKAGGIFLMKDFVLDRTLVSEDEKLELLSALQGIQALTNDRQDLLLEKLESIFQVSTSPWIEVDLTDWRKREGQKELFDNIKHAILEKRQLVITYLGGCGQKTIRTVEPFRLVFKKRDWYLHAYCCLKEEWRFFKLSRIRNYHLTTETVKQKNVEDWVDGSDQVAHQIEVSLKFSPKLAFRVYEDFSEDEISLGKDGCYYVKTVLPEHESLYTYLLSYLDGVEILAPNHLKKELLSRVEKIQKLYKP, encoded by the coding sequence ATGGCAGAATCAAGACTATTTCGTATCCTATATCTACTTTTAGAAAAAGGCAGTACAACGGCTCCTGAATTAGCCCGATTATTTGAAGTATCTGTACGAACGATTTATCGCGATGTTGAACGATTGAGTATGGCGGGGATTCCTCTATATTCGATACCTGGAAAGGCGGGCGGAATCTTTTTAATGAAGGACTTTGTTCTGGATCGTACTCTCGTATCGGAGGATGAAAAATTAGAACTTCTATCAGCTTTGCAAGGAATTCAAGCCCTGACAAATGACAGGCAAGATCTGTTACTTGAAAAGTTGGAATCTATTTTTCAAGTTTCTACCAGCCCTTGGATAGAAGTAGACTTGACTGACTGGAGAAAGCGAGAAGGTCAAAAAGAATTATTTGATAACATCAAACATGCTATTCTAGAGAAAAGGCAACTGGTGATTACTTATCTAGGTGGGTGTGGTCAGAAAACGATTCGTACAGTCGAGCCCTTTAGACTCGTATTTAAAAAGAGAGATTGGTACCTTCATGCCTACTGTTGTTTGAAGGAAGAGTGGCGTTTTTTCAAATTGTCTAGAATTAGGAATTATCACCTAACAACTGAAACTGTGAAGCAGAAAAATGTGGAGGATTGGGTTGATGGCTCAGATCAAGTGGCACATCAAATCGAAGTTTCCTTGAAGTTTAGTCCCAAGCTTGCTTTCCGGGTTTATGAAGATTTTTCAGAAGATGAGATTAGCTTGGGGAAAGATGGGTGTTATTATGTCAAGACAGTCCTACCAGAGCATGAAAGTCTGTATACTTACCTCCTGTCTTATCTAGATGGGGTGGAAATACTCGCCCCCAATCATCTGAAGAAGGAATTGCTTTCTAGAGTAGAAAAAATCCAAAAACTTTACAAACCTTGA
- a CDS encoding GyrI-like domain-containing protein encodes MKYEWRKEAKDLYQVKARPSILQVSGQSYIVIDGKGDPNQEDFSERVGALYALAYAIKMKYKKAPLDDVYTDFTVFPLEGVWKKEKEGELVKSELSYSIMIGQPDFITRELFEKALEEVIIKKPNILYEAIRFEMIEEGQSLAMLHVGPFDTENETFAEMEHFCQLHKLKRTSEVHREIYLNNLHRTEPSKLKTILRYQVQEEN; translated from the coding sequence ATGAAATACGAATGGAGAAAAGAAGCAAAAGATCTTTATCAAGTGAAAGCTAGGCCCAGCATCCTGCAGGTATCAGGTCAATCCTATATCGTGATTGATGGTAAAGGTGATCCAAATCAAGAAGATTTTTCAGAACGCGTAGGGGCCTTATATGCCTTAGCCTATGCGATAAAGATGAAGTATAAAAAAGCTCCTCTGGATGATGTTTACACTGATTTTACTGTCTTTCCTTTAGAAGGTGTATGGAAAAAGGAGAAGGAGGGAGAACTGGTAAAAAGTGAGCTTTCTTATAGCATTATGATTGGGCAACCCGATTTTATTACGAGAGAACTATTTGAAAAAGCTTTGGAAGAGGTCATAATCAAGAAGCCAAATATTCTCTATGAGGCTATTCGTTTTGAAATGATAGAAGAGGGCCAAAGTCTTGCTATGCTTCATGTAGGACCTTTTGATACTGAAAATGAGACTTTTGCAGAGATGGAGCATTTTTGTCAACTTCATAAACTCAAAAGAACTTCGGAAGTCCACCGAGAAATTTATCTCAATAACCTTCATCGAACGGAGCCAAGCAAATTAAAAACAATTCTTCGCTATCAAGTTCAAGAAGAGAATTAA
- a CDS encoding DUF1797 family protein, whose protein sequence is MESHLVRIINRLEAMTKDGGNLKRNFEREGVVVAEVAYSHDEENGSLFTLRDVEARETYTFDSIDLIAMEIYELLY, encoded by the coding sequence ATGGAATCACATTTGGTTAGAATCATTAACCGCCTAGAAGCGATGACAAAAGATGGTGGAAATCTAAAACGTAATTTTGAACGTGAAGGTGTTGTTGTCGCAGAAGTTGCATACAGCCACGACGAAGAAAACGGATCACTCTTCACCCTTCGTGATGTAGAAGCTCGTGAAACTTATACCTTTGATAGCATTGATTTGATTGCAATGGAGATCTACGAACTCCTTTACTAA
- a CDS encoding HAD hydrolase family protein — translation MKFVFDLDGTLSFDYMTIDEEIKQVLLKAEDYGHELVFASARSYRDCLGLLGPKLSQRLVIGLNGGVAYHLGQAIFERNLDARVYHALVDYCQTYNLPFFVDDCFDYSGQIVEKIPFISSVDPLKVARHQKLEDLGTPIKVVVYMGDHEELLDDLLGQLERLGLAHLSYHAHEKCLYVNPLDTHKATTVEKLCGENFIAFGNDQNDIELFKTSLYSVQIGDFAGLSPYADDTLDLKGAPSPAVAAKILQTFAEFKGK, via the coding sequence ATGAAATTCGTATTTGACCTGGATGGAACGCTATCTTTTGACTACATGACCATTGATGAGGAGATTAAGCAGGTTCTTTTAAAGGCTGAAGATTATGGACATGAGCTTGTGTTTGCCTCAGCCCGCTCTTATCGGGATTGCTTGGGTTTATTAGGTCCTAAACTCAGTCAGCGCTTGGTCATAGGATTGAATGGTGGCGTAGCCTATCATCTGGGGCAGGCTATCTTTGAAAGGAATCTCGATGCTAGAGTTTATCATGCGCTAGTGGATTATTGCCAGACTTATAATCTCCCTTTCTTTGTAGATGACTGCTTTGACTATAGTGGTCAGATTGTGGAGAAGATTCCATTTATCTCCAGTGTAGATCCCCTAAAGGTAGCTCGTCATCAGAAACTCGAGGACTTGGGTACTCCGATTAAGGTAGTCGTTTATATGGGTGACCATGAGGAGTTGCTTGATGATCTGCTTGGTCAGTTAGAAAGACTGGGGCTAGCTCATCTCTCCTATCATGCGCATGAAAAGTGCCTTTATGTTAATCCCTTGGATACTCATAAGGCGACAACTGTTGAAAAGTTATGCGGGGAGAACTTCATCGCTTTTGGAAATGACCAAAACGATATTGAACTGTTTAAGACGTCGCTCTATTCTGTCCAGATTGGAGATTTTGCTGGTCTTAGTCCATATGCAGATGACACGTTAGATCTAAAAGGAGCTCCTTCTCCAGCAGTAGCAGCTAAAATCTTACAGACTTTTGCGGAATTTAAGGGAAAATAG
- a CDS encoding TfoX/Sxy family protein gives MASSKEYLDFILEQLSELEEMSYRPMMGEYILYYRGKIIGGIYDNRLLLKPVKLVLDQLGQTRLERPYEGAKEMILIEDIEDKSFLMRLIKEMYEVLPAPKVKKKA, from the coding sequence ATGGCATCCAGTAAAGAGTATTTAGATTTTATTCTCGAACAGCTATCAGAGTTAGAGGAGATGAGTTATCGTCCAATGATGGGAGAGTATATTCTTTATTATCGTGGAAAGATTATTGGAGGAATCTACGATAATCGTCTGTTACTGAAGCCTGTGAAGCTGGTCTTGGATCAACTGGGACAGACTAGGCTTGAACGTCCTTATGAAGGAGCTAAGGAGATGATTTTGATAGAAGACATTGAAGATAAATCATTTCTAATGAGATTAATCAAGGAGATGTATGAAGTCTTACCGGCTCCAAAAGTCAAAAAGAAAGCATGA